In Prunus dulcis chromosome 1, ALMONDv2, whole genome shotgun sequence, the following are encoded in one genomic region:
- the LOC117625558 gene encoding protein FAR1-RELATED SEQUENCE 7-like isoform X1 has translation MGMESSSTHFTIMRSSDTDSKIEDSGNNLVLKAYPMLPMKTVNAEDEGESRVLEPYVGLEFDSADVARDFYSLYATRMGFRVRTGQLYRSRTDGSVSSRRFVCSKEGFQISSRTGCPALIRVQRRDSGKWIVDLFLKDHNHGLGSTEENHSPILQKKTTRKNSVVELSHRPKIKSIEEIEDGRPCPSGIISAKRLKWDGDEMQPEVEPSAGLEFNSANEAYQFYHVYAENTGFRIRIGQLFRSKLDGSITSRRFVCSKEGFQHPSRVGCGAFMRIKRQDSGRWVVDRLDKNHNHELESQLEVQKTDLFSSKKFIEEEIGGLENEDIVDINNGNNVKRRRENHIGSDWYRVLFDYFQTKQAEDTGFFYAVEVDNGSCMSIFWADGRSRFSCCQFGDVIILDTSYRKGIYLVPFATFIGINHHKQPVLLGCALIADESEKSFTWLFQTWLRAMSGRCPLSIIADQDDVIQQAIMQVFPGTHHRFSLWQFKAKESEHLRLMNTSFKYEYEKCIYECQTADEFDTAWNALLCRYGLKDNGWLKAMYAKRKSWVPLYLRATFFAGIPFNESIESFFGTRFNAQTQLKEFVSQYERGLERRREEERKEDFNSFNLQAFLQTKEPLEEQCRRLYTLNIFRIFQKELLQSYSYLGFKIYEEGATIRYLVRKCGNDNEKCVVTVGPSNPKVICSCRMFEFEGVLCRHVLRVFQILDLKEVPPCYILQRWTKNAEYGIPCDSESGGNPQELKALMVWSLREAACQYIEAGATSLEKHRLAYEIMREGGRKLCWQR, from the exons atGGGGATGGAATCCAGCTCCACCCACTTCACGATTATGAGAAG CTCAGATACTGATTCTAAGATCGAAGACAGTGGGAACAACTTAGTATTAAAAGCATACCCGATGCTTCCCATGAAAACTGTTAACGCAGAGGATGAAGGAGAGTCTAGAGTACTTGAACCATATGTGGGCTTAGAGTTTGATTCAGCAGATGTCGCACGTGACTTTTACAGTCTCTATGCAACCCGGATGGGATTTAGAGTTCGAACTGGTCAGTTGTATCGGTCGAGAACTGATGGTTCAGTTTCTTCTCGGAGATTTGTGTGCTCCAAGGAGGGATTTCAGATTAGTTCACGAACAGGTTGCCCTGCATTGATAAGGGTGCAAAGACGCGATTCAGGGAAGTGGATTGTAGACCTTTTCCTGAAGGACCACAATCATGGTCTTGGATCCACAGAGGAAAACCATTCTCCGATTTTGCAGAAGAAGACAACACGTAAAAACTCCGTTGTTGAATTGTCCCATAGGCCAAAAATCAAATCTATTGAGGAAATTGAGGATGGACGACCTTGCCCATCTGGAATTATTAGTGCCAAACGCTTAAAATGGGATGGAGATGAAATGCAGCCAGAAGTTGAACCGTCTGCAGGTCTAGAGTTCAATTCAGCCAATGAAGCATACCAATTTTATCATGTATATGCAGAAAATACAGGATTTAGAATCAGGATTGGTCAATTATTTCGTTCAAAGCTTGATGGGTCAATTACATCCCGGCGATTTGTGTGCTCAAAGGAAGGTTTTCAGCACCCATCAAGAGTTGGTTGTGGGGCATTTATGAGGATTAAGAGACAAGACTCTGGAAGGTGGGTAGTGGACCGTCTTGATAAAAATCATAACCATGAGCTTGAGTCCCAACTGGAAGTTCAAAAGacagatttattttcttcaaaaaagTTCATAGAGGAGGAGATTGGTGGGCTAGAAAATGAAGATATTGTTGACATAAACAACGGTAACAATGTCAAAAGACGTAGAGAAAATCACATTGGAAGCGATTGGTACCGTGTGCTGTTTGACTATTTTCAGACCAAACAGGCTGAAGATACAGGATTCTTTTATGCAGTAGAGGTTGATAATGGTAGTTGCATGAGTATTTTCTGGGCTGATGGGAGGTCTAGATTTTCATGCTGTCAGTTTGGTGATGTCATTATTTTGGATACCTCATATCGGAAAGGCATTTATCTGGTCCCATTTGCCACTTTCATTGGAATCAACCACCATAAGCAACCAGTGCTTCTTGGCTGTGCTCTAATTGCTGATGAATCTGAGAAATCTTTTACTTGGTTGTTTCAAACATGGCTTAGGGCAATGTCAGGACGTTGTCCTCTGTCAATAATAGCTGACCAAGACGATGTGATCCAGCAAGCCATCATGCAAGTTTTTCCAGGAACCCATCATCGTTTCTCATTGTGGCAGTTTAAGGCAAAAGAAAGTGAGCATCTACGTTTGATGAATACTTCCTTTAAATATGAGTATGAAAAATGCATTTATGAGTGTCAAACAGCCGATGAATTTGATACCGCATGGAATGCACTCCTCTGCAGGTATGGGTTGAAGGATAATGGTTGGCTGAAAGCTATGTACGCAAAGCGCAAAAGTTGGGTCCCGCTATACTTAAGAGCTACATTCTTTGCAGGCATCCCCTTCAATGAAAGTATAGAATCATTCTTTGGTACACGCTTCAATGCCCAAACACAACTTAAGGAGTTTGTTTCACAATATGAAAGAGGTCTAGAGCGACGTcgtgaagaagaaagaaaagaagattttAACTCTTTTAACTTGCAAGCCTTCTTGCAGACAAAAGAACCATTAGAAGAGCAATGTAGAAGGCTTTATACACTGAACATATTCAGGATATTTCAGAAAGAACTTCTACAATCCTATAGTTATCTAGGATTTAAGATTTATGAAGAAGGGGCCACCATCAGGTATTTGGTCCGCAAATGTGGGAATGACAATGAGAAATGTGTAGTAACTGTTGGTCCATCCAATCCCAAAGTGATTTGCAGCTGTCgaatgtttgaatttgaaggtGTGCTGTGTCGGCATGTGTTgagagttttccaaatctTGGACCTGAAAGAAGTTCCACCTTGCTATATATTACAGCGTTGGACTAAAAATGCAGAATATGGCATTCCTTGCGATTCTGAATCTGGTGGAAACCCTCAAGAACTTAAGGCCTTGATGGTATGGAGTTTAAGGGAAGCAGCCTGTCAATACATAGAGGCTGGGGCAACATCTCTTGAAAAGCACAGACTTGCCTACGAAATTATGCGAGAGGGTGGAAGAAAACTTTGTTGGCAGAGGTAA
- the LOC117625558 gene encoding protein FAR1-RELATED SEQUENCE 7-like isoform X2, producing the protein MGMESSSTHFTIMRSSDTDSKIEDSGNNLVLKAYPMLPMKTVNAEDEGESRVLEPYVGLEFDSADVARDFYSLYATRMGFRVRTGQLYRSRTDGSVSSRRFVCSKEGFQISSRTGCPALIRVQRRDSGKWIVDLFLKDHNHGLGSTEENHSPILQKKTTRKNSVVELSHRPKIKSIEEIEDGRPCPSGIISAKRLKWDGDEMQPEVEPSAGLEFNSANEAYQFYHVYAENTGFRIRIGQLFRSKLDGSITSRRFVCSKEGFQHPSRVGCGAFMRIKRQDSGRWVVDRLDKNHNHELESQLEVQKTDLFSSKKFIEEEIGGLENEDIVDINNGNNVKRRRENHIGSDWYRVLFDYFQTKQAEDTGFFYAVEVDNGSCMSIFWADGRSRFSCCQFGDVIILDTSYRKGIYLVPFATFIGINHHKQPVLLGCALIADESEKSFTWLFQTWLRAMSGRCPLSIIADQDDVIQQAIMQVFPGTHHRFSLWQFKAKESEHLRLMNTSFKYEYEKCIYECQTADEFDTAWNALLCRYGLKDNGWLKAMYAKRKSWVPLYLRATFFAGIPFNESIESFFGTRFNAQTQLKEFVSQYERGLERRREEERKEDFNSFNLQAFLQTKEPLEEQCRRLYTLNIFRIFQKELLQSYSYLGFKIYEEGATIRYLVRKCGNDNEKCVVTVGPSNPKVICSCRMFEFEGVLCRHVLRVFQILDLKEVPPCYILQRWTKNAEYGIPCDSESGGNPQELKALMVWSLREAACQYIEAGATSLEKHRLAYEIMREGGRKLCWQR; encoded by the exons atGGGGATGGAATCCAGCTCCACCCACTTCACGATTATGAGAAG CTCAGATACTGATTCTAAGATCGAAGACAGTGGGAACAACTTAGTATTAAAAGCATACCCGATGCTTCCCATGAAAACTGTTAACGCAGAGGATGAAGGAGAGTCTAGAGTACTTGAACCATATGTGGGCTTAGAGTTTGATTCAGCAGATGTCGCACGTGACTTTTACAGTCTCTATGCAACCCGGATGGGATTTAGAGTTCGAACTGGTCAGTTGTATCGGTCGAGAACTGATGGTTCAGTTTCTTCTCGGAGATTTGTGTGCTCCAAGGAGGGATTTCAGATTAGTTCACGAACAGGTTGCCCTGCATTGATAAGGGTGCAAAGACGCGATTCAGGGAAGTGGATTGTAGACCTTTTCCTGAAGGACCACAATCATGGTCTTGGATCCACAGAGGAAAACCATTCTCCGATTTTGCAGAAGAAGACAACACGTAAAAACTCCGTTGTTGAATTGTCCCATAGGCCAAAAATCAAATCTATTGAGGAAATTGAGGATGGACGACCTTGCCCATCTGGAATTATTAGTGCCAAACGCTTAAAATGGGATGGAGATGAAATGCAGCCAGAAGTTGAACCGTCTGCAGGTCTAGAGTTCAATTCAGCCAATGAAGCATACCAATTTTATCATGTATATGCAGAAAATACAGGATTTAGAATCAGGATTGGTCAATTATTTCGTTCAAAGCTTGATGGGTCAATTACATCCCGGCGATTTGTGTGCTCAAAGGAAGGTTTTCAGCACCCATCAAGAGTTGGTTGTGGGGCATTTATGAGGATTAAGAGACAAGACTCTGGAAGGTGGGTAGTGGACCGTCTTGATAAAAATCATAACCATGAGCTTGAGTCCCAACTGGAAGTTCAAAAGacagatttattttcttcaaaaaagTTCATAGAGGAGGAGATTGGTGGGCTAGAAAATGAAGATATTGTTGACATAAACAACGGTAACAATGTCAAAAGACGTAGAGAAAATCACATTGGAAGCGATTGGTACCGTGTGCTGTTTGACTATTTTCAGACCAAACAGGCTGAAGATACAGGATTCTTTTATGCAGTAGAGGTTGATAATGGTAGTTGCATGAGTATTTTCTGGGCTGATGGGAGGTCTAGATTTTCATGCTGTCAGTTTGGTGATGTCATTATTTTGGATACCTCATATCGGAAAGGCATTTATCTGGTCCCATTTGCCACTTTCATTGGAATCAACCACCATAAGCAACCAGTGCTTCTTGGCTGTGCTCTAATTGCTGATGAATCTGAGAAATCTTTTACTTGGTTGTTTCAAACATGGCTTAGGGCAATGTCAGGACGTTGTCCTCTGTCAATAATAGCTGACCAAGACGATGTGATCCAGCAAGCCATCATGCAAGTTTTTCCAGGAACCCATCATCGTTTCTCATTGTGGCAGTTTAAGGCAAAAGAAAGTGAGCATCTACGTTTGATGAATACTTCCTTTAAATATGAGTATGAAAAATGCATTTATGAGTGTCAAACAGCCGATGAATTTGATACCGCATGGAATGCACTCCTCTGCAGGTATGGGTTGAAGGATAATGGTTGGCTGAAAGCTATGTACGCAAAGCGCAAAAGTTGGGTCCCGCTATACTTAAGAGCTACATTCTTTGCAGGCATCCCCTTCAATGAAAGTATAGAATCATTCTTTGGTACACGCTTCAATGCCCAAACACAACTTAAGGAGTTTGTTTCACAATATGAAAGAGGTCTAGAGCGACGTcgtgaagaagaaagaaaagaagattttAACTCTTTTAACTTGCAAGCCTTCTTGCAGACAAAAGAACCATTAGAAGAGCAATGTAGAAGGCTTTATACACTGAACATATTCAGGATATTTCAGAAAGAACTTCTACAATCCTATAGTTATCTAGGATTTAAGATTTATGAAGAAGGGGCCACCATCAGGTATTTGGTCCGCAAATGTGGGAATGACAATGAGAAATGTGTAGTAACTGTTGGTCCATCCAATCCCAAAGTGATTTGCAGCTGTCgaatgtttgaatttgaaggtGTGCTGTGTCGGCATGTGTTgagagttttccaaatctTGGACCTGAAAGAAGTTCCACCTTGCTATATATTACAGCGTTGGACTAAAAATGCAGAATATGGCATTCCTTGCGATTCTGAATCTGGTGGAAACCCTCAAGAACTTAAGGCCTTGATGGTATGGAGTTTAAGGGAAGCAGCCTGTCAATACATAGAGGCTGGGGCAACATCTCTTGAAAAGCACAGACTTGCCTACGAAATTATGCGAGAGGGTGGAAGAAAACTTTGTTGGCAGAG GTAA
- the LOC117625558 gene encoding protein FAR1-RELATED SEQUENCE 7-like isoform X3, with product MLPMKTVNAEDEGESRVLEPYVGLEFDSADVARDFYSLYATRMGFRVRTGQLYRSRTDGSVSSRRFVCSKEGFQISSRTGCPALIRVQRRDSGKWIVDLFLKDHNHGLGSTEENHSPILQKKTTRKNSVVELSHRPKIKSIEEIEDGRPCPSGIISAKRLKWDGDEMQPEVEPSAGLEFNSANEAYQFYHVYAENTGFRIRIGQLFRSKLDGSITSRRFVCSKEGFQHPSRVGCGAFMRIKRQDSGRWVVDRLDKNHNHELESQLEVQKTDLFSSKKFIEEEIGGLENEDIVDINNGNNVKRRRENHIGSDWYRVLFDYFQTKQAEDTGFFYAVEVDNGSCMSIFWADGRSRFSCCQFGDVIILDTSYRKGIYLVPFATFIGINHHKQPVLLGCALIADESEKSFTWLFQTWLRAMSGRCPLSIIADQDDVIQQAIMQVFPGTHHRFSLWQFKAKESEHLRLMNTSFKYEYEKCIYECQTADEFDTAWNALLCRYGLKDNGWLKAMYAKRKSWVPLYLRATFFAGIPFNESIESFFGTRFNAQTQLKEFVSQYERGLERRREEERKEDFNSFNLQAFLQTKEPLEEQCRRLYTLNIFRIFQKELLQSYSYLGFKIYEEGATIRYLVRKCGNDNEKCVVTVGPSNPKVICSCRMFEFEGVLCRHVLRVFQILDLKEVPPCYILQRWTKNAEYGIPCDSESGGNPQELKALMVWSLREAACQYIEAGATSLEKHRLAYEIMREGGRKLCWQR from the coding sequence ATGCTTCCCATGAAAACTGTTAACGCAGAGGATGAAGGAGAGTCTAGAGTACTTGAACCATATGTGGGCTTAGAGTTTGATTCAGCAGATGTCGCACGTGACTTTTACAGTCTCTATGCAACCCGGATGGGATTTAGAGTTCGAACTGGTCAGTTGTATCGGTCGAGAACTGATGGTTCAGTTTCTTCTCGGAGATTTGTGTGCTCCAAGGAGGGATTTCAGATTAGTTCACGAACAGGTTGCCCTGCATTGATAAGGGTGCAAAGACGCGATTCAGGGAAGTGGATTGTAGACCTTTTCCTGAAGGACCACAATCATGGTCTTGGATCCACAGAGGAAAACCATTCTCCGATTTTGCAGAAGAAGACAACACGTAAAAACTCCGTTGTTGAATTGTCCCATAGGCCAAAAATCAAATCTATTGAGGAAATTGAGGATGGACGACCTTGCCCATCTGGAATTATTAGTGCCAAACGCTTAAAATGGGATGGAGATGAAATGCAGCCAGAAGTTGAACCGTCTGCAGGTCTAGAGTTCAATTCAGCCAATGAAGCATACCAATTTTATCATGTATATGCAGAAAATACAGGATTTAGAATCAGGATTGGTCAATTATTTCGTTCAAAGCTTGATGGGTCAATTACATCCCGGCGATTTGTGTGCTCAAAGGAAGGTTTTCAGCACCCATCAAGAGTTGGTTGTGGGGCATTTATGAGGATTAAGAGACAAGACTCTGGAAGGTGGGTAGTGGACCGTCTTGATAAAAATCATAACCATGAGCTTGAGTCCCAACTGGAAGTTCAAAAGacagatttattttcttcaaaaaagTTCATAGAGGAGGAGATTGGTGGGCTAGAAAATGAAGATATTGTTGACATAAACAACGGTAACAATGTCAAAAGACGTAGAGAAAATCACATTGGAAGCGATTGGTACCGTGTGCTGTTTGACTATTTTCAGACCAAACAGGCTGAAGATACAGGATTCTTTTATGCAGTAGAGGTTGATAATGGTAGTTGCATGAGTATTTTCTGGGCTGATGGGAGGTCTAGATTTTCATGCTGTCAGTTTGGTGATGTCATTATTTTGGATACCTCATATCGGAAAGGCATTTATCTGGTCCCATTTGCCACTTTCATTGGAATCAACCACCATAAGCAACCAGTGCTTCTTGGCTGTGCTCTAATTGCTGATGAATCTGAGAAATCTTTTACTTGGTTGTTTCAAACATGGCTTAGGGCAATGTCAGGACGTTGTCCTCTGTCAATAATAGCTGACCAAGACGATGTGATCCAGCAAGCCATCATGCAAGTTTTTCCAGGAACCCATCATCGTTTCTCATTGTGGCAGTTTAAGGCAAAAGAAAGTGAGCATCTACGTTTGATGAATACTTCCTTTAAATATGAGTATGAAAAATGCATTTATGAGTGTCAAACAGCCGATGAATTTGATACCGCATGGAATGCACTCCTCTGCAGGTATGGGTTGAAGGATAATGGTTGGCTGAAAGCTATGTACGCAAAGCGCAAAAGTTGGGTCCCGCTATACTTAAGAGCTACATTCTTTGCAGGCATCCCCTTCAATGAAAGTATAGAATCATTCTTTGGTACACGCTTCAATGCCCAAACACAACTTAAGGAGTTTGTTTCACAATATGAAAGAGGTCTAGAGCGACGTcgtgaagaagaaagaaaagaagattttAACTCTTTTAACTTGCAAGCCTTCTTGCAGACAAAAGAACCATTAGAAGAGCAATGTAGAAGGCTTTATACACTGAACATATTCAGGATATTTCAGAAAGAACTTCTACAATCCTATAGTTATCTAGGATTTAAGATTTATGAAGAAGGGGCCACCATCAGGTATTTGGTCCGCAAATGTGGGAATGACAATGAGAAATGTGTAGTAACTGTTGGTCCATCCAATCCCAAAGTGATTTGCAGCTGTCgaatgtttgaatttgaaggtGTGCTGTGTCGGCATGTGTTgagagttttccaaatctTGGACCTGAAAGAAGTTCCACCTTGCTATATATTACAGCGTTGGACTAAAAATGCAGAATATGGCATTCCTTGCGATTCTGAATCTGGTGGAAACCCTCAAGAACTTAAGGCCTTGATGGTATGGAGTTTAAGGGAAGCAGCCTGTCAATACATAGAGGCTGGGGCAACATCTCTTGAAAAGCACAGACTTGCCTACGAAATTATGCGAGAGGGTGGAAGAAAACTTTGTTGGCAGAGGTAA